One genomic segment of Myxococcales bacterium includes these proteins:
- a CDS encoding GNAT family N-acetyltransferase translates to MITRSLGKQDYDHIVQVIDRWWGGPTSALAHPLFFYELGQLARVVEHDGILVGFLFGFIAQAAPKTGYVHLVGIHPDYRRRGVGKVLYQSFEEECRAQGCARLKAITTVGNEGSIAFHKATGWTVTAVEDYAGPARPRVVFNKVL, encoded by the coding sequence ATGATCACGCGTTCCCTCGGCAAGCAGGACTACGACCACATCGTCCAGGTCATCGACCGATGGTGGGGTGGCCCGACCAGCGCCCTGGCCCACCCGTTATTCTTCTACGAGCTCGGGCAGTTGGCCCGCGTGGTCGAGCACGACGGCATCCTGGTCGGTTTCCTGTTCGGCTTCATCGCCCAGGCTGCACCCAAGACCGGCTACGTGCATTTGGTGGGGATCCACCCGGATTATCGCCGACGTGGCGTCGGCAAGGTGCTCTATCAGAGCTTCGAAGAAGAGTGCCGCGCTCAGGGTTGCGCGCGGCTCAAGGCCATCACGACCGTCGGCAACGAGGGCTCGATCGCGTTCCACAAAGCCACGGGCTGGACCGTGACAGCGGTTGAAGATTACGCGGGCCCTGCCCGGCCGCGTGTGGTGTTCAACAAGGTTCTCTGA
- a CDS encoding protein kinase — MNQGRMPMASQPDELIGTVVAGRYKVLQRLGQGGMGTVYLAEHQAIEKKVALKVLRAEYSAKPDLVTRFQREAISASRIKHPNVLDVFDFGQLDDGCFFLAMEFLEGRDLADELEYCRVLTAEHALRIMLQIAKALSVAHGKGVVHRDLKPENVFLQLTADGEETVKIVDFGIAQLRTNEEAAANEPSRRRLTRTGMIFGTPEYMSPEQAAGKHADLRVDIYATGIILFEMLTGAVPFTGDTFFAVLNAHMNDPLPSMRAINPEVAISPDLEAVILKALAKNPDHRFQSMRELAAALMNTPEAAALDPLARKSALPGITTAEFGNLGRDSAADLVPHAHVQPGAAHDPNAAGLDQAVRADTMPVGVTREEIPVRRSGKGVWIALAVVTLAAVGTAAVKFMPAPKTVASVEPPPPAFPSTTVQPVETAAPPVEPATSATVAAPSGVQIKVVTEPDGAVVLKGGAQVCDTTPCEVTAKKDETLELEARKNKLRGTAKVLAQSDQTVTIKLAAPAGGRPAAQPCYQEVVTDGLKGLKPVPCPK, encoded by the coding sequence ATGAATCAGGGGCGGATGCCCATGGCGAGCCAACCGGACGAGCTGATCGGGACGGTCGTCGCGGGGCGTTACAAGGTGCTGCAGCGCCTTGGCCAGGGCGGCATGGGCACGGTCTACCTCGCCGAGCACCAGGCCATCGAGAAGAAGGTCGCGCTCAAGGTTCTGCGCGCCGAGTACTCCGCCAAGCCCGATCTGGTCACGCGCTTTCAGCGCGAAGCCATCAGCGCGTCGCGGATCAAACACCCGAACGTGCTCGACGTCTTCGACTTCGGCCAGCTCGACGACGGCTGCTTCTTCCTCGCCATGGAGTTCCTCGAGGGTCGGGACCTGGCCGACGAGCTCGAGTACTGCCGAGTGCTCACCGCCGAGCACGCGCTGCGCATCATGCTGCAGATCGCCAAGGCGTTGTCGGTGGCCCACGGCAAGGGTGTGGTGCACCGCGACCTCAAGCCCGAGAACGTCTTCCTCCAGCTCACGGCGGACGGAGAAGAGACGGTCAAGATCGTCGACTTCGGCATCGCACAACTTCGCACCAACGAAGAGGCCGCCGCGAACGAACCATCGCGTCGGCGCCTGACGCGAACCGGCATGATCTTCGGCACGCCGGAGTACATGTCTCCGGAGCAGGCGGCCGGAAAACACGCCGATTTGCGCGTGGATATCTACGCAACCGGCATCATCTTGTTCGAGATGTTGACGGGCGCGGTGCCGTTCACCGGTGACACCTTCTTTGCGGTGCTCAACGCCCACATGAACGACCCGCTACCGTCGATGCGCGCCATCAATCCCGAGGTCGCCATCTCACCCGATCTCGAGGCGGTGATCCTCAAGGCGCTGGCAAAGAACCCGGACCACCGCTTCCAGTCCATGCGCGAGCTGGCGGCAGCGCTGATGAACACGCCGGAGGCGGCCGCGCTCGATCCCCTGGCCCGCAAGAGTGCGCTGCCCGGGATCACGACCGCAGAGTTCGGCAACCTCGGCCGCGACTCGGCGGCGGATCTCGTGCCGCACGCCCACGTGCAACCCGGCGCCGCACACGACCCGAATGCGGCCGGCCTGGACCAGGCTGTGCGCGCAGACACGATGCCGGTCGGAGTGACACGCGAAGAGATCCCCGTGCGGCGTTCCGGCAAGGGCGTCTGGATCGCCCTGGCCGTGGTCACGCTGGCCGCCGTGGGCACCGCCGCGGTGAAATTCATGCCCGCCCCGAAGACGGTCGCGAGCGTCGAGCCTCCACCCCCGGCTTTTCCCAGCACAACGGTGCAACCCGTGGAAACGGCGGCCCCACCCGTGGAGCCTGCGACGAGCGCCACCGTCGCCGCGCCCAGCGGCGTTCAAATCAAGGTCGTGACGGAGCCCGACGGCGCGGTGGTGCTCAAGGGTGGCGCCCAGGTCTGCGACACCACACCGTGCGAAGTCACGGCCAAGAAGGACGAGACGCTGGAGCTCGAGGCCCGCAAGAACAAGCTGCGCGGTACGGCCAAGGTGCTCGCGCAGAGCGACCAGACCGTCACCATCAAGCTGGCGGCGCCGGCAGGCGGAAGACCCGCGGCCCAGCCGTGTTACCAGGAAGTCGTCACCGACGGGCTGAAGGGCTTGAAGCCCGTCCCATGCCCCAAGTGA
- a CDS encoding ribulose-phosphate 3-epimerase, whose translation MSSPLRIAPSILSADLGRLAEEIQAVERGGADWIHVDVMDGRFVPNISLGPVVVRAARAATLLPLDVHLMIVEPERYVEAFAEAGADVISVHVEASLHLQRTLAEIRRLGKKAGVVLNPHTHESSIEHVLDDLDLILVMSVNPGFGGQRFLPSALPKLRALRGMIEQRGLAIDLEVDGGVAPDTARSVIEAGANVLVAGSAVFGQSDRAAAIQALRAQTGTK comes from the coding sequence ATGTCGAGCCCGCTCCGAATCGCGCCGTCCATTCTGAGCGCCGATCTGGGGCGCCTTGCCGAAGAGATCCAGGCAGTCGAACGCGGAGGCGCGGACTGGATTCACGTCGACGTGATGGACGGGCGATTCGTGCCGAACATCAGCTTGGGCCCGGTGGTGGTCCGGGCGGCGCGGGCGGCCACACTTTTGCCGTTGGATGTCCACCTGATGATCGTCGAACCGGAACGTTACGTGGAGGCGTTCGCGGAGGCCGGGGCCGACGTGATCAGCGTTCATGTAGAGGCGAGCCTGCACCTGCAGCGCACCCTCGCGGAGATCCGGCGTCTGGGGAAGAAGGCCGGCGTCGTGCTGAACCCGCACACACACGAGAGCTCGATCGAGCACGTGCTCGACGACCTGGACCTGATTCTGGTGATGAGTGTGAATCCGGGCTTTGGTGGCCAGCGGTTCCTGCCGTCGGCCTTGCCCAAGCTGCGCGCGCTCCGCGGCATGATCGAACAGAGAGGCCTGGCCATCGACTTGGAGGTCGATGGCGGAGTCGCGCCGGACACCGCGCGCAGTGTGATCGAGGCGGGCGCCAACGTGCTCGTTGCGGGCTCAGCCGTCTTCGGCCAGTCGGATCGTGCCGCTGCCATCCAGGCACTCCGGGCCCAGACGGGCACGAAATGA
- a CDS encoding DUF58 domain-containing protein, which yields MAGARLATHPKVQRALEDPTPPKGWWGKLRRWFRPPRKLRLTREGKYFIGITFGVGFAAINTGNNLLYLLLGMLLSLIVVSGVMSELSLRHLTVVRRLPPRAQVGRAHLVEIEVYNHKQRVPSYAIEIEDLRAGQPADKRCFFLKISPRSAQVAAYRRTPARRGRDRHVGFRVATRFPFGLFEKSRELGAEGDLIIYPAVDVVRLPTDQAGRRLGGEGAFGRGSGDEIVGVRPMRDGDDPRDIYWRKSTMMTQMVLRERARETRRDVELSLDPTHPGLTPAEDWSIRFERRIRDVASRAVAHIKRGDGVTVRCTTGDRVRADASVGADPLLRFLALLEACPGKGSLPPKPADAPLAAKPPEAA from the coding sequence GTGGCTGGCGCCCGCCTCGCGACCCATCCGAAGGTCCAGCGCGCGCTGGAAGATCCGACTCCACCCAAGGGCTGGTGGGGAAAGCTCCGACGCTGGTTCCGCCCGCCCCGCAAGCTGCGGCTGACGCGTGAGGGGAAGTACTTCATCGGCATCACCTTCGGTGTCGGGTTCGCAGCGATCAACACGGGCAACAACCTGCTCTATCTGCTCCTGGGCATGCTGCTGTCCTTGATCGTGGTCTCTGGCGTGATGAGTGAGCTGTCCTTGCGGCACCTGACAGTGGTGCGCCGGCTGCCCCCTCGCGCCCAGGTTGGGCGAGCCCATCTGGTCGAAATCGAGGTCTACAACCACAAGCAGCGCGTCCCGTCCTACGCGATCGAGATCGAAGATCTGCGTGCGGGTCAGCCCGCAGACAAACGCTGTTTCTTCCTGAAGATCAGCCCCCGATCGGCGCAGGTCGCCGCATACCGCCGAACCCCCGCGCGCCGCGGCCGAGACCGCCACGTCGGCTTTCGCGTTGCCACTCGATTTCCCTTCGGCCTGTTCGAGAAATCTCGGGAACTCGGCGCCGAGGGAGATCTGATCATCTACCCCGCCGTCGACGTGGTCCGACTCCCGACCGATCAAGCGGGGCGCCGACTGGGTGGAGAGGGCGCATTTGGCCGTGGCTCGGGGGACGAGATCGTGGGCGTTCGACCGATGCGCGACGGCGACGACCCGCGAGACATCTACTGGCGCAAGAGCACCATGATGACCCAGATGGTGCTGCGCGAGCGCGCGAGAGAGACCCGACGGGACGTCGAGCTGAGCCTGGATCCAACACATCCTGGCCTGACCCCAGCCGAGGACTGGAGCATCCGCTTCGAGCGGCGAATCCGTGACGTGGCGTCGCGGGCCGTTGCCCACATCAAACGTGGAGACGGGGTCACCGTGCGCTGCACGACAGGGGACCGGGTGCGAGCCGACGCCTCGGTCGGCGCCGATCCCTTGCTCAGGTTCCTCGCCCTCCTCGAGGCTTGTCCAGGCAAGGGCAGTCTGCCGCCCAAACCCGCGGATGCGCCGCTGGCGGCAAAACCACCGGAGGCGGCGTGA
- a CDS encoding MoxR family ATPase, which translates to MSSSAVAVENERIERLAELQRAVERALEGKTAVVELALIALLARGHLLIEDVPGVGKTTLARALARSVGGEMRRVQFTSDLLPSDVLGVSVFDQRAGDFFLRQGPIFSNVLLADEINRASPRTQSALLEAMNDGQVSIDGKTIPLPDPFLVVATQNPQDFTGTFPLPESQLDRFMVRLRIGYPPPNVETRLMLEPDLDRIENVPVVLDPQSLVELQREVDRVVVDGALGTYLQALITATRSTPTLALGASTRAGMNLSRAAKSRALIQGRRYCIADDIHDLAVPLLAHRVRLAAHAEGYVPTREEAEAAVRDVVARVPVPL; encoded by the coding sequence ATGTCTTCCTCCGCCGTCGCCGTCGAGAATGAGCGCATCGAGCGCCTCGCCGAGCTCCAGCGCGCCGTCGAGCGGGCATTGGAGGGCAAGACCGCGGTGGTGGAGCTGGCGCTCATCGCGCTCCTCGCCCGCGGTCACCTGCTGATCGAAGATGTGCCCGGGGTCGGCAAGACTACCCTGGCCCGCGCGCTGGCTCGCTCAGTCGGTGGCGAGATGCGGCGCGTTCAGTTCACGAGCGACCTGTTGCCCAGCGACGTGCTCGGTGTCTCGGTGTTCGATCAGCGAGCCGGAGACTTCTTCCTGCGCCAGGGCCCGATTTTTTCCAATGTGCTCCTGGCGGACGAGATCAACCGCGCGAGCCCACGCACCCAGTCCGCGCTGCTCGAGGCGATGAACGACGGCCAGGTGTCGATTGACGGCAAGACCATCCCGCTGCCGGATCCCTTCCTGGTCGTTGCGACGCAGAACCCGCAGGACTTCACCGGCACGTTCCCGCTGCCCGAGTCGCAGCTCGATCGATTCATGGTTCGGCTGCGCATCGGATACCCGCCGCCGAACGTCGAGACCCGGCTGATGCTCGAACCGGACCTGGATCGGATCGAGAACGTCCCGGTGGTGCTCGACCCCCAGTCCCTGGTCGAACTGCAGCGAGAGGTCGACCGGGTTGTGGTCGACGGCGCGCTAGGCACCTATTTGCAGGCGTTGATCACGGCGACCCGCTCGACGCCGACTCTGGCCTTGGGTGCGTCCACCCGAGCCGGCATGAACCTGTCGCGGGCCGCCAAATCCCGGGCGTTGATCCAGGGACGGCGCTACTGCATCGCCGACGATATCCACGACCTGGCGGTCCCTCTCCTGGCCCACCGAGTCCGCTTGGCGGCCCACGCCGAGGGCTACGTCCCGACACGGGAAGAAGCCGAGGCTGCGGTGCGAGACGTCGTCGCCCGCGTGCCCGTGCCCCTCTGA
- a CDS encoding prephenate dehydrogenase/arogenate dehydrogenase family protein has translation MICIVGFGLIGGSIAAALAARRPETEVVAIDTSSAIEPGNDEFFGARVLAAEASEAVDAELARADLVVLAAPVSVITAELPRVLSLARVVTDAGSTKRQIAEVAARSRRAGVFVPGHPLAGGSRSGRAAAHAELFAGKRWILCPDGASEAALEAVRGFVVGLGAEPVLMSAATHDRALALTSHVPQLLASVLVVLSERRGSRAAEGPGFASATRVAGGNPAIWRDILVTNADEVAAVLRELQAELGRVAEGLERAAPDVEAALALIHEARARGSSSD, from the coding sequence ATGATCTGCATCGTCGGTTTTGGTCTGATCGGAGGTTCGATCGCCGCGGCACTCGCGGCTCGAAGGCCGGAAACGGAGGTCGTTGCGATCGACACTTCTTCCGCCATCGAGCCTGGCAACGACGAATTTTTCGGCGCGCGCGTGCTCGCCGCCGAGGCGAGTGAGGCCGTCGACGCCGAGCTGGCACGCGCGGACCTGGTGGTGCTCGCCGCTCCGGTCTCGGTGATCACGGCTGAGCTCCCGCGCGTGCTCAGCCTGGCCCGGGTGGTCACGGACGCAGGCTCGACGAAGCGGCAGATCGCAGAGGTCGCGGCGCGCTCTCGTCGTGCCGGAGTGTTTGTCCCCGGGCATCCATTGGCAGGAGGCTCGCGGTCCGGAAGAGCGGCCGCGCACGCCGAGCTTTTTGCTGGCAAGCGCTGGATCTTGTGTCCCGATGGCGCGAGCGAAGCGGCACTCGAGGCCGTGCGAGGCTTCGTCGTGGGGCTCGGCGCCGAGCCGGTGCTGATGAGCGCTGCCACTCACGATCGAGCGCTCGCACTCACGAGCCACGTGCCTCAGCTCTTGGCCAGCGTGCTGGTGGTCTTGTCCGAACGCAGGGGAAGCCGAGCGGCGGAGGGTCCGGGGTTTGCGAGCGCGACCCGCGTTGCCGGGGGAAATCCGGCGATCTGGCGGGACATCCTGGTCACGAACGCCGATGAGGTCGCAGCGGTGTTGCGGGAGCTTCAGGCCGAGCTGGGTAGGGTCGCTGAGGGTCTCGAACGAGCGGCTCCGGACGTCGAAGCAGCGCTCGCCCTGATCCACGAAGCGCGAGCGCGCGGCAGCTCGTCCGACTGA
- a CDS encoding TIGR02266 family protein, with translation MTSVANARTAEVRSAREARAILAEASAGLQGAPSDGELEKAIEFLAQASSTLYELETDSPASEDYRSIRAAIAHLSHALGVLQGLPPGPAVDAAVEALARTLALLYPVARTHQRRRRRVILDIFGDPDSMPALAPPAPEPTGAPPERDDFAGRNQRAGGDRVFVEVDIGLASQSHFYTGLSRDLSRGGLFVATYKPQPPGTQVTVNFVLPDGRAVKARGVVRWTVDARDDMAPGMGVAFEQVDAEDLNAIEDFCGARSPIYHQSGDD, from the coding sequence ATGACCAGCGTCGCTAACGCGCGTACGGCAGAGGTGCGATCTGCACGCGAAGCCCGGGCCATTCTCGCTGAGGCATCGGCCGGGCTTCAAGGGGCTCCCAGCGACGGGGAGCTGGAGAAGGCCATCGAATTTCTGGCGCAGGCCAGCAGCACGCTCTACGAGCTCGAGACGGATTCGCCAGCTTCCGAGGACTATCGCAGCATCCGAGCCGCGATCGCGCATTTGAGCCACGCCCTCGGCGTGCTTCAGGGACTGCCGCCGGGCCCGGCCGTCGACGCCGCGGTCGAGGCCTTGGCGCGAACGCTGGCGTTACTCTATCCCGTAGCGCGAACACACCAGCGCCGCCGCCGCCGGGTCATCCTGGACATTTTTGGCGACCCGGACTCGATGCCGGCGCTCGCGCCCCCAGCCCCGGAGCCCACCGGGGCGCCTCCAGAGCGGGACGACTTCGCCGGGCGGAACCAACGCGCCGGCGGGGACCGCGTGTTCGTCGAGGTCGACATCGGTCTCGCCAGTCAGTCGCATTTCTACACCGGACTCTCCCGAGACCTCTCGCGGGGCGGACTCTTCGTGGCCACCTACAAACCTCAGCCGCCGGGCACTCAGGTGACGGTGAACTTCGTGCTCCCGGATGGAAGAGCGGTCAAAGCGCGCGGGGTCGTGCGCTGGACCGTGGACGCGCGCGATGACATGGCCCCGGGAATGGGTGTCGCGTTCGAGCAGGTCGACGCAGAAGATCTGAACGCGATCGAAGACTTCTGCGGGGCGCGCTCGCCGATTTACCACCAATCCGGGGATGATTGA
- a CDS encoding cyclic nucleotide-binding domain-containing protein, which produces MGLAERGHRRRHHLRSLHTLTGLPSTVEPAELRAIGLFGALSDEVLAHLSASLTVTTPPAGTVVFREGDEARDMFILVDGELEVLKRSHRGIDARVAMLGPGDWFGEMSVVDVQPRSATVRTLAPTRLVRLTSADLDALYRYDVKSYAIIVLNLARELSRRLRVADGILADFIANVLDSYLVRRGPAAG; this is translated from the coding sequence ATGGGCCTCGCCGAACGAGGTCATCGTCGACGGCATCACCTACGGAGTTTGCACACCTTGACCGGACTGCCCTCGACTGTGGAACCCGCGGAGCTGCGCGCCATCGGTTTGTTCGGCGCCCTCAGCGACGAGGTTCTCGCGCATTTGTCGGCGTCGCTGACCGTGACGACACCGCCGGCCGGCACGGTGGTGTTTCGTGAGGGCGACGAGGCCCGCGACATGTTCATCCTCGTCGACGGCGAGCTCGAGGTGTTGAAGCGCAGCCACCGCGGGATCGACGCGAGGGTGGCCATGCTCGGACCCGGCGACTGGTTCGGCGAGATGAGTGTCGTCGACGTACAGCCGCGCTCCGCGACGGTCCGGACTCTGGCGCCCACGCGACTCGTGCGCTTGACCAGCGCCGATCTCGACGCGCTCTACCGCTACGACGTCAAGTCGTACGCGATCATCGTGTTGAACCTGGCGCGAGAGCTGAGCCGGCGCCTGCGCGTTGCCGACGGCATCTTGGCGGACTTCATCGCCAACGTGCTCGACAGTTACCTGGTGCGCCGCGGCCCGGCCGCCGGCTGA
- a CDS encoding SAM-dependent methyltransferase, translating to MPQVTRHTPTTGVGRFSFRGNRRDTRHGWLRLTPAYSLHLVQSLVAKRARADLPVLDPFSGSGTTLLVCTELGVPSTALELNPFLVWLARAKAARYDAAALSAASKTVEVAAKSVRAARAPSAWTPPLHNIERWWDAATLSALSRAFAAIGAQEPSSRARDLCWLAFCRTLVSVSTASFRHQSMSFGKAAARTPAESRAIVARELESSFASLSRAAAVPLPTVRREVVQGDARAVATALGKRRFGTVITSPPYANRMSYIRELRPYMYWLGHLADGRSAGELDWQAIGGTWGAATSNLGRWSAPKGTASSFRDLPGLLTAIGKNSEVLSRYVERYCVDMAAHLKSLRAVVADGGEVHYVVGNSKFFDVLVPVEEILAAELKKAGFSRPKIARLRKRTSKRELFEFCVSARG from the coding sequence ATGCCCCAAGTGACGCGGCACACGCCGACAACTGGCGTCGGCCGCTTCAGCTTCCGCGGCAATCGCCGCGACACTCGCCACGGTTGGTTGCGTTTGACGCCAGCGTACTCGTTGCACCTGGTGCAATCGCTCGTGGCAAAGCGCGCGCGCGCCGATCTGCCAGTGCTCGATCCTTTCTCGGGTAGCGGCACGACGCTGCTCGTTTGCACCGAGCTCGGAGTGCCCTCGACGGCGCTCGAGCTGAACCCATTCCTGGTGTGGCTGGCGCGGGCCAAGGCCGCCCGTTACGACGCCGCCGCGTTGTCCGCGGCGTCGAAGACCGTCGAGGTCGCCGCGAAATCGGTGCGCGCGGCCCGGGCCCCGAGCGCCTGGACGCCCCCGCTCCACAACATCGAACGCTGGTGGGACGCCGCCACTTTGTCGGCACTTTCCCGGGCTTTCGCGGCGATCGGAGCCCAAGAGCCGAGCAGCCGCGCGCGGGACCTGTGCTGGCTGGCCTTCTGTCGGACGCTGGTGAGCGTGTCGACCGCGAGCTTTCGTCATCAGTCGATGTCGTTCGGCAAAGCCGCAGCGCGCACTCCCGCCGAGAGCCGCGCAATCGTCGCTCGCGAGCTCGAGAGCAGCTTCGCGTCGCTCTCTCGGGCCGCCGCCGTCCCACTCCCGACCGTTCGCCGCGAGGTCGTGCAGGGTGATGCCAGAGCCGTGGCGACGGCGCTCGGCAAACGGCGCTTCGGAACCGTGATCACCTCACCGCCCTACGCCAACCGCATGAGTTACATCCGCGAGCTACGGCCTTACATGTACTGGCTCGGGCACCTGGCGGACGGTCGCTCCGCGGGGGAGCTCGATTGGCAAGCCATCGGTGGGACCTGGGGCGCCGCCACCAGCAACCTTGGTCGCTGGAGCGCGCCCAAGGGTACGGCGAGCTCGTTCCGCGACCTGCCGGGGTTGCTCACCGCGATCGGCAAGAACAGCGAAGTGCTGTCACGCTACGTCGAGCGTTATTGCGTCGACATGGCGGCTCACCTGAAGAGCTTGCGAGCCGTCGTGGCAGACGGCGGGGAAGTGCACTACGTCGTCGGCAACTCGAAGTTCTTCGACGTGCTCGTGCCCGTCGAGGAGATCTTGGCCGCTGAGCTGAAAAAAGCCGGGTTTTCTCGGCCGAAAATCGCACGACTGCGCAAGCGCACCAGCAAGCGCGAGCTGTTCGAGTTCTGCGTCAGCGCACGGGGCTGA
- a CDS encoding DUF3488 domain-containing protein, with protein MTDALAALGLLALVTSGELNRWIAIAVIVGLAAALALPERWQDGRLMRHLGVVAPVGLLALQLGRLVLGAPVLQLAVEFAAGLQVVRLATRRGAAHDQQVVVLALLHLIAGTVLGGGLAYGLCFLGFLIVAPGALVLSHLRREVEGNYRQGARDRTGLPVDVPRILRSRRVIGKQFLLFTCLLSVPIFLFTAVIFVMFPRVGLSLLLLNHGRPERMIGFSDKVDLGGVGTLRSDPTIAMRVEPAELSENPPLRIALYLRGTAFDTTDGRSWSRSSTQRAPADMLGSTVRIRRAPDVSRDSKLTVDLEPIDPPVVFLPNDAVALRLVGRGAPVLGTSTTVLAGPEGEFKYVSVDDRGLRYEIFLAGKNEPPPRPMSAADRARYLSLPADLPPRVAELARTWTANTKSPQAQAAAVEARLRSEYRYDLASPSGAEKNPLDHFLFESKRGHCEFYSTAMAVLLRTQGVPTRNVTGFVGGTFNRFGRYYAVRQGDAHSWVEVYIDGAGWTRFDPTPPSDAAPQSEITGALAFMRDFVEAAAQRWNRNVVGYDLKQQVSLFRTVRNRYASLRSKSAVLDSLGSPRRMWLFGLGIALIGAGVYWLRRTRRTAAENKDPPKPDELSVQRIVALYRSLEAVLVLLGVPRPASVPPLAHALGLVALGHPAADEVLALTQIYIDARFGERRLDDAERSQFSERVRALRQVRPREAAAA; from the coding sequence ATGACCGACGCGCTTGCGGCGCTCGGACTCTTGGCTCTGGTGACCAGCGGCGAGCTGAACCGCTGGATTGCCATCGCGGTGATCGTCGGGTTGGCGGCGGCGCTGGCCCTCCCCGAGCGCTGGCAGGACGGGCGTTTGATGCGTCACCTGGGCGTGGTCGCTCCGGTCGGCTTGCTGGCGCTGCAGCTCGGGCGTCTGGTGCTCGGCGCGCCGGTGTTGCAGCTTGCGGTGGAGTTTGCCGCCGGCCTTCAGGTCGTTCGTCTGGCAACACGGCGCGGGGCGGCGCACGACCAGCAGGTCGTCGTGCTCGCCTTGCTCCACCTGATCGCAGGCACGGTGCTCGGCGGCGGACTGGCCTACGGCCTGTGTTTTCTGGGGTTTCTGATCGTTGCCCCCGGCGCGCTGGTGCTCAGCCACCTGCGCAGAGAGGTCGAGGGCAACTACCGTCAGGGTGCGCGGGACCGCACGGGGTTGCCGGTCGATGTACCTCGAATCCTGCGCAGTCGCCGGGTCATCGGCAAACAGTTCCTGCTCTTCACCTGCCTGCTCTCGGTGCCGATCTTCCTGTTCACCGCGGTCATCTTCGTGATGTTCCCGCGCGTGGGGCTCAGCCTGCTGCTGCTGAACCACGGTCGGCCCGAGCGCATGATCGGGTTTTCGGACAAGGTCGACCTCGGCGGCGTCGGAACGCTGCGTAGCGACCCAACCATCGCCATGCGCGTGGAGCCCGCCGAGCTTTCGGAGAACCCACCGCTGCGGATCGCGCTCTACCTGCGCGGCACGGCCTTCGACACCACCGACGGGCGAAGCTGGTCCCGCTCTTCGACGCAGCGAGCGCCGGCTGACATGCTGGGCAGTACCGTTCGGATCCGGCGCGCGCCGGACGTCTCACGGGATTCGAAGCTCACCGTCGATCTCGAGCCCATCGATCCGCCGGTGGTCTTCCTCCCGAACGATGCCGTCGCATTGCGGCTGGTGGGGCGCGGCGCGCCCGTGCTCGGAACGAGCACGACCGTGCTCGCAGGGCCGGAGGGGGAGTTCAAATACGTCAGCGTCGATGACCGAGGCCTGCGTTACGAGATCTTCTTGGCGGGCAAGAACGAACCTCCGCCGCGCCCGATGAGTGCCGCGGATCGCGCCCGTTATCTGAGCCTGCCCGCCGACTTGCCACCCCGAGTGGCCGAACTTGCCCGCACGTGGACCGCCAACACAAAGAGTCCGCAAGCGCAGGCGGCGGCGGTCGAGGCCCGTCTGCGGAGTGAATACCGCTACGATCTGGCCTCGCCGTCCGGCGCGGAAAAGAACCCGCTCGACCACTTTCTGTTCGAATCCAAGCGCGGACACTGTGAGTTCTACAGCACGGCGATGGCGGTGCTCTTGCGCACGCAGGGGGTCCCGACGCGCAACGTCACCGGCTTCGTGGGTGGAACCTTCAACCGCTTCGGGCGTTATTACGCCGTGCGGCAAGGGGACGCTCACTCGTGGGTCGAGGTCTACATCGACGGTGCGGGCTGGACTCGTTTTGATCCCACGCCGCCCTCCGACGCGGCACCTCAGAGTGAAATCACAGGCGCATTGGCCTTCATGCGGGACTTCGTCGAAGCCGCGGCGCAACGCTGGAATCGAAACGTGGTGGGTTACGATCTGAAACAGCAGGTCTCGCTGTTTCGCACGGTGCGCAATCGTTACGCTTCTTTGCGCAGCAAGTCCGCGGTCCTCGACAGCCTCGGTTCACCGCGGCGCATGTGGCTCTTCGGGCTTGGAATCGCGCTGATCGGCGCGGGTGTGTACTGGTTGCGCCGCACCCGGCGGACGGCTGCCGAAAACAAAGATCCGCCCAAACCCGACGAGCTGAGTGTGCAGCGCATCGTTGCGCTCTACCGCTCCCTCGAGGCCGTGCTGGTCCTGCTCGGGGTGCCGCGACCCGCGAGTGTTCCGCCGTTGGCGCACGCCCTGGGTCTCGTAGCACTCGGCCATCCGGCGGCAGATGAAGTGCTCGCGCTGACCCAGATCTACATCGACGCGCGCTTCGGCGAGCGCCGCCTGGACGATGCGGAGCGCAGTCAGTTCAGCGAACGCGTGCGGGCCCTTCGACAGGTGCGCCCGCGAGAAGCTGCAGCGGCGTGA